The Gillisia sp. Hel_I_86 genome has a segment encoding these proteins:
- the murG gene encoding undecaprenyldiphospho-muramoylpentapeptide beta-N-acetylglucosaminyltransferase: protein MMEKLKVIISGGGTGGHIYPAISIADEIIRRYPSAEILFVGAKDRMEMTKVPQAGYKIEGLWISGIDRSLTTRNLSFPFKLISSLWESRKIIKKFKPDVVIGTGGFASGPLLKVANTMNIPTLIQEQNSYPGITNRLLGKKADAICTAYDHLESYFPLEKTVKTGNPVRQDILDVASKREEAREFFKLKKEGKALLVLGGSLGARRINQLMEAFVDVFEKEDIQLIWQTGSLYYDEYKKFDNELVQTHAFLSRMDLAYAAADVIVSRAGAISVSELCIVGKPVIFIPSPNVAENHQAKNALTVANEDAAYVLNEKDLAKEFSETILLVLKSEKVQKNLSENIKKLALPGATAAIVDTMEKIIKKQKLN from the coding sequence ATGATGGAGAAGTTAAAAGTAATAATATCTGGTGGAGGCACAGGGGGGCATATTTATCCTGCAATCTCTATTGCCGATGAAATTATAAGGCGATATCCATCTGCTGAGATCCTATTTGTAGGAGCGAAAGATAGAATGGAAATGACCAAAGTGCCACAAGCAGGCTATAAAATCGAAGGTCTTTGGATTTCTGGGATCGATAGAAGTTTGACCACAAGAAATTTGAGCTTTCCTTTTAAGCTAATAAGCAGTCTCTGGGAATCCAGAAAAATCATCAAGAAATTTAAGCCAGATGTGGTGATAGGAACCGGTGGTTTTGCAAGTGGGCCTTTGCTGAAAGTTGCAAATACAATGAATATTCCAACCTTAATTCAGGAGCAGAATTCCTATCCTGGAATCACAAATAGGTTATTGGGAAAAAAAGCCGATGCAATTTGCACAGCGTACGATCATTTGGAAAGTTATTTTCCTTTAGAAAAAACGGTTAAAACAGGAAATCCTGTAAGACAGGATATTTTGGATGTTGCAAGCAAAAGGGAAGAAGCACGGGAATTCTTTAAACTGAAAAAGGAAGGAAAAGCCTTATTGGTATTAGGCGGAAGCTTAGGTGCTAGAAGAATAAACCAGCTAATGGAAGCTTTTGTAGATGTTTTTGAAAAAGAAGATATACAGCTTATCTGGCAAACAGGTTCTTTGTATTACGATGAATATAAAAAGTTTGACAACGAATTAGTGCAAACCCATGCTTTTTTAAGCAGAATGGATCTTGCTTATGCTGCTGCCGATGTTATCGTTTCTCGTGCCGGAGCCATTAGTGTTTCCGAATTATGCATTGTTGGGAAGCCGGTAATTTTTATTCCGTCCCCCAATGTTGCTGAAAATCATCAGGCAAAAAATGCCCTGACGGTCGCAAATGAGGATGCCGCCTATGTGTTGAATGAAAAGGATCTGGCTAAGGAATTTTCAGAAACCATATTATTGGTTTTAAAGTCCGAAAAGGTTCAAAAAAACCTTTCAGAAAACATCAAAAAATTGGCGCTACCGGGAGCAACAGCTGCTATCGTAGATACTATGGAAAAAATTATAAAGAAGCAGAAGTTAAATTAA
- the murC gene encoding UDP-N-acetylmuramate--L-alanine ligase, translating to MNHFKNIENLYFIGIGGIGMSALARYFNSLGKQVAGYDKTSTVLTRVLEDEGIHVFYKDEIGVIPDSFRNTKNTLIVYTPAIPKDSKQYNYFIQEEFQLKKRAVVLGMITQGVFTLAVAGTHGKTTTTAILGHLLKETGAKVTAFLGGISEDIQSNLILNGNEVMVVEADEFDRSFLNLSPNIAAITSMDADHLDIYGAPEELIKSFNDFAALIPENGTLFVKNGLPLHGKTIGIEDNADYSAQNIIVKNGTYHFDLITPTQIIEGLKFSLPGKHNLLNAITALAIAIHYGSPTNELARALDSFKGVKRRFTYRLKSEKRILIDDYAHHPAEIAAVHQAVREMHPGKKVIAVFQPHLFSRTKDFADDFAESLSKFDEVRLLDIYPARELPMEGITSEWLLQKIKNRNKKLIEKDQIINELNLSESPVIVMMGAGDIGEEIIKVEKYFKDEN from the coding sequence ATGAATCATTTTAAAAACATAGAAAATCTTTATTTTATCGGCATCGGCGGAATAGGAATGAGCGCGTTGGCGCGATATTTCAACTCTCTAGGAAAGCAGGTTGCCGGTTACGATAAAACTTCTACCGTGCTTACAAGGGTGTTGGAAGATGAAGGGATTCATGTTTTTTATAAAGATGAAATAGGGGTAATTCCAGATAGCTTCAGAAATACAAAAAACACCTTAATTGTATATACTCCTGCAATTCCTAAGGACAGTAAGCAGTATAATTATTTTATTCAGGAGGAATTTCAGCTTAAAAAGCGGGCAGTGGTTTTAGGGATGATCACCCAAGGAGTATTCACATTGGCTGTGGCAGGAACCCACGGTAAAACCACCACGACAGCTATTTTAGGACATTTATTGAAGGAGACAGGAGCGAAGGTTACCGCATTTCTTGGTGGGATAAGTGAGGATATCCAGAGCAATCTTATTCTTAATGGGAATGAGGTGATGGTTGTGGAGGCAGATGAATTCGACAGATCGTTTTTAAATCTATCGCCAAATATTGCCGCGATCACCTCTATGGATGCCGATCATTTAGACATTTATGGCGCTCCCGAAGAGTTAATTAAATCTTTTAATGATTTCGCAGCTTTAATCCCGGAGAACGGCACCCTTTTTGTAAAGAATGGACTACCACTTCATGGGAAAACCATTGGAATTGAAGACAACGCAGATTATTCTGCTCAAAATATTATAGTAAAGAACGGAACTTATCATTTCGATCTGATCACCCCAACACAAATTATAGAAGGTTTAAAGTTTAGCCTCCCTGGCAAACACAATTTATTAAATGCTATTACTGCCCTGGCGATTGCCATTCATTATGGATCCCCAACCAATGAACTCGCCAGGGCATTAGATAGTTTTAAAGGTGTAAAACGAAGATTTACGTACAGGCTCAAATCTGAAAAGCGAATTTTAATCGATGATTATGCGCATCACCCGGCAGAAATCGCTGCCGTGCACCAAGCTGTTAGAGAAATGCACCCCGGTAAAAAGGTGATTGCAGTTTTTCAGCCGCACTTATTTAGCAGGACTAAAGATTTTGCAGATGATTTTGCCGAAAGCCTAAGTAAGTTCGATGAAGTGCGATTACTGGATATTTATCCTGCGAGGGAACTCCCAATGGAAGGGATTACTTCTGAATGGTTGTTGCAAAAAATTAAGAACCGGAACAAAAAATTAATAGAAAAAGACCAGATTATAAACGAGTTGAATCTTTCGGAAAGTCCTGTTATAGTTATGATGGGCGCTGGAGATATTGGAGAAGAGATCATTAA